Genomic DNA from Dama dama isolate Ldn47 chromosome 26, ASM3311817v1, whole genome shotgun sequence:
ATTTGGAGTTGTAGTACCATGCCATATAAtccaaattcaaaacaaaaacagtgggTATATTGTGATACTAAATCATGCAGTTGTCAATTATATTCCCTATACATTTGGGTATGTTGGATCAGGTGGAGTGGCTAAAAGGTACCCCACATATTCTCATTAAAAatctaaggcaaaaaaaaaaaaaaaaaaaaaaaaacagtaaggcaggcagaacaagatggcagaggagtaggtgtcgtggagtacatctctccacggatacatcaggaacacaccttcagacCCAGAAGTggatgcagaacaccagctgagagcagattggaggacctgaccagtggagaagaacatgtagaaccacgcaaaactcggcaggacaaaggaactagggggagaAACAGGAATGCTTCTAGAAtggacctgcccttggtgggtgggggaactgaagcaggggtccaatccccacatccgggcaattgtctgagtcagaggaggaacatttaaggctgagagtgaaacagctgatctgcaGCAGCCTAAATgggatgagaatcagacagtccttgccgcggCCATACACATCCCGGACAGGGAGGCAGGTTCCCCAGAAggcgcagcagctgggagctggagtttagggactgTGGGGCagtcccagggcgagggctgctgctGACTGTGGAGAGGCAGATTGAGGGgaagtgagggaggagactgtggtgggaaatgcctgagGAGGGAAGCAAAGCAGCCATGAAAGCAAGGCAGTGCTGCTGAGTCATGCGTAGGGGGTGGAGCCGTCACCatagcctccctctccccacaagCCAGCATCcgcagctgaacaacagagaggctggcccatcaaacgcctgatgTTCAGTGACTAATGTGCCAAACTGCAGAGCAGGACTCCAGCCAGCGTGCCCCTGTAAGTGCCTGGTGCGCGGATCTACAGCCTAAGACCGAagccaggggggcccctctatgtacCTGATGCGTGGCGCAACAGAGAAGAACCCCAGGCAAGGGTGCCCGCTAAGTGCCTGAGCAGGAGGAGCTACAGAAAAAacactggccaaagaggcctgcTGATCACCAgtacaagaggcttgaaaaagGACCCTGATAGGGCCATACCTCCTGCGGTGGagacagtccatgtccctgcacacggggcgctgccagggtccccacagGCCAACCACCTGGGCCACCTTCACCCTCAGCCCTCACCAGGCCAGAGCTGCCCCAGGCCAAAAATGTTCTGCGTCCATGCACGCAGGGTTacttcggtcgtgtccagctcttggcaaccctgtggacggtgacctgccagtcttctctgtcaggggggttctccaggtaagaatactgcagtgaattggccaatactggttgccattccCGTCTAGAGCACGATATTTCCTGCTTCCCTaaccgccaactcccctgaggacctggtgctgccagaacccatGCAACTCAAGCAGCAGAACCACCTccgcacctggccctcacaggggcagacccaagtcctccagggcagcctcaggggcaaaccccagtggatgacccacatgcagaggtggaaagaaaaccacaattgaaacccaggggtggTGTGACTaagaagaagacccaaaaccttcccaccagttatacaagctgcagattaaatccacacaatcaactaggcagactctgtgtctgtggaatacataaaaggtcattgagagcgcccacaaaagaaaacgcactagttctgacagCGATGGACACTGGAGGTAAGGACACACAGGGATAGGACgaattagaatctgagctgcccccgcaGCAGGGCCAGAGACCCGCACAGAGTTGGAAGGCTtcctagggaggggaggtggactgtgactcccagcaagggaaagCACTCTGACAGCagtaactcaagaaaaacattgattattcttatgttttgacctGTTCTGTAgactcttttggatttttttttactttttttcttttttcccctttgcccCCTGCTCTGTTGTAATGTCGAtgttattggcactatgaaataaTTAAgctcttgagttttttttttttctcagtcacattttttattgttataaacctctatATTGCGCTTTTGTAGTTCTATGGagtgttcctttttttctctctctctttttttaattttaatttttaattttttaagcctattattattttttctacatttattcctttgtttgcttttcagactgttcttttcccctttgcagttaatctttatataaatcttcttcatctacctttatttaactttgcatatctattctttctttcctttcctctcaacgtatttgttagttttgttttctttgctttattccccacttggcaccttgctttagttttgttttccagtttgtgctttagttagtgttcttaactggtagatataatttttgatttcctttgtttgctgggtcaatctactgtactttattggACTGTTTGGATTTTGCTTAttttacagtcatcaagacagtgtggtactggcacaaaaccagaaatatagatggaatggaacaagatagaaagcccagaaataaacccatgcacctatgggtatcttatttttgacaaaggaggcaagaatatacaatggggcaaaaactgcctcttcaataagtggtgctaggaaaactggacagctacatgtaaaagaatgaaattagaacacttcctaagaCCATACATAAAGCtaaactcaaaattgataaaaccctaaatgtaagatcagaaactataaaactcttagaggaaaacataggcagaacactcaatgacataaatcaaaaagatcctctatgacccacctcctagagtaagggaaatagaaacaaagtaaacaagtgggacctgattaaacttaaagcttttgcacagcacaggaaactatatgcaaagtgaaaagacaaccctcagaatgggataaaataatcacaaatgaaacaactgacaaaggattaatctccaaaatatacaagcagctcatacaactcaatgccagaaaaacaaataacccaatcaaaaagtggggaaaagaactaaacagacatttctccaaagaagacagacagatggctaatAGACACATGAGAAGATagtcaacatcgctcattattagagaaatgcaaatcaaaactacaatgaggtatcacctcacaccagtcagaatggccagcatcaaaacatctacaaacaataaatgctggagaggatgtggagaaaagggaacactcttgcgctgttggtgggaatgtaaattgatacagccactatggaagatgctatggagattccttaagaagctaggaataaaaccaccatatgacccaggaatcccactcctaggcctataccctgaggaaaccaaaattgaaaaagacacatgtaccccattgttcactgcagcactatttacaatagctagaacatggaagcaatctagatgtccactgacagatgaatggatcaagaagttgtggtacatatataaaatggaatattacacagtcataaaaaggaatgcatttgagtcagttcaaatgaggtggatgaaactagaacctattatacagagtgaggtaagtcagaaagagaaagataaatattgtattctaacgcaTACATACAGAATCAAgagaaatggtactgaagaatttacttacagggcagtaatggagaaatagacatagagaatagacttatagacatgaggagaagggaggagaggataAGACGTATGGAaatagtaacatggaaacttacactataatatgtaaaatagatagccaacgggaatttgctgtatggctcagaaaactcaaacaggggctctgcatctacctagaggggtgggatggggagggagatgggagggaggttcgaaaggcaggggatatatgtatacctatggctgattcatgttgagatttgacagaaaacaacaaaattctgtaaagcaattatccttcaattaaaaaataaacaacaacaacaacaaaaatctaaggcaatcagggaattccctggtagtccagtggtgaggactctttCACTGTTGAGGCCCAAAGTTTAATCTCTGATTGGGGAAATATGATCCTGCAAGCCTCACAGCtcagccagaaaaacaaacaaacaaacaaacaaataacctaaGGCAATCAACAGGCTTTGAGGAGACAAGAAAAAAGCTCTTTTTCGAAAAATTAGTTGAGAGGACACTTGGCTGAACTACACTTGAATCAACAAGTTGACATACTGTCATCTGACCAGAATGTGAACAGATGCTACCtgtaaaagatgggaaaaattagGACTTTTGCAAGTATATTAGGAAAGTGTCAGGTAGATCCACTATCTGTGAACATAAGATGATTAGCAAGACATAGAACAAGTgaacaaatttctagaaaaaaatgtaacataCCAGCAGACCGAAAAGAAATTCCTATAATCTTACATAAATTTAGTTAGAAAATAAGAGTCTTTCCACAAAGAAACTACCAAGACCTGAAGGTTTCACAGTTAAATTTTGCTAAACTTTCAAAACAGAGTGTGTACCAAATTTACATAAATTCTTTCAAggagtcagagaaaaaaaaaggattctatAAAGTATCCCAGTCCATTCTACGAAGGCCTCTATGAAGCCTCTATCTATGACATTGATTCCTAAACCTGAAATAACTGTATGAGAGACGATAATTACAGGTCAATCTCATTCCCGGACAAAGTTGCACATATTAGGAACAAGGAAAAACTAACTTGGATTTACCCCAGAAATGCAACAAGGGTTTGACATTAGTAACTGGTCATGCTTCCTGCTAACTATGTTGTATACTGGAGAGTGTCATTTAACACTCTAATTCCTCTAAGGTAGTTGTCCACTCTAGAAGTcactggccacatgtggctataGAGAGCTTGAATTGTTGCTAGACCAAATTAATACATGTGCTGGAAacactggatttcaaagactgagtatgcaaaaaaagaatgtaaaacatCTCATTAACAAATTTTCATCATGATTACATGCTGAAATGATAATGTTGGGttaagtaaaatataattttaatattattattccacctgctttgtttcacttttcttgaatgtgactactagaaaatgtTACATTGTATCTTTGGTGcatattgtatttttattggaGAGTGCTATGTTAGATGGTAGGGTTTTCTTCATACCAAATTCCAATCATCCCTGTTTTTACTTCTATTGTCATCAAAGTGACTTTGAAAACGATGCTTCCTTGTGTAACTTGAGCAGTTTTTTCCTTAACATGCAGCCGTGTGTCTTAGTCAGCAGGCAAAGGGCTTTGACTTTGCCCCAGGTTTCCAAGTACACAGCTGACCTGAGAACCTTCACAGTTCTCACACACAGCGAGTGTGCCGCCTCTGATGGCAGTGATTGCATCATATCCAGAAGGCAATCAACTGCCAACGTTTTTCTTCAGCTTTTGCTATCTTGTTCAGTTTTGTAGTGTGAGAGAAACAACTGTGGGAAAGGCTATAAAAATGATTAGAATATTGTACAATGAATTATCATGTGTCACGTGCAGTAAGAAGCAAGCAGTAAATGCCCTAAAAGAAATTCAAAGGAACCTAGTAGATGTCCTTAGCATTTGACTATCCAAGCAGTTTTTTCATGGCTTTCAAATCCATTTGATTTCTAAGCCAAAGAAAGCTAACACACAGAACTACTTCATGACTTTCAAAGTCATGGGGTACATATATTCCcaaataagtagaaaaataaaatgttttaagagaAATGAATTACAGTAGCCCCCTCCTTCTCTGCAGGGGATATGTTCAAAGAACCCCACGGGAAGCCTGAAACTGCAGATGGTACTGAACCCTACGTCCAGACTATTTTTCCCTTAACATAGACCtatgataaaatttaatttataaatttggcACAGTTAGTAACTAACAACaatagctaaaaataaaatagaaaaattataatgataaactgtaataaaatttatgtgaatgtggtctttctcaatttaaaacttatgaattgcttatttctagaattttccatTTGATATTTTCAGAACACAGTCCACCATGGGTAAGTGAAATCTCAGACAACTCAAACAATGAAACTGTATAAGTATAGTGCTAGTAATTTAACACCTGGCAGTTAGTTAGTTAGCTAACTagcttgtttatctatttaactAATGTTTGGAGGACTTTGTATGCAAGGACACCCCACAATCATTTATTAAATCCTTGTGTTGCTGTCCTAGATACAAcataagtgtttttaaaaagcacaaattaaCCTCTCTATAGAAACTTTTGTCACATTCCCAGTATATTTTGATATTGCAAATCAGAATTGGGCAAAATAttagttttgtatttttcatactctGAGAAAAGTCCTTAGAACTCCACCACTTGATGAAACTTGCCAGGAGCAGAAGAATCACTGAGATGTGGATCCAAAGCCTGACATGTCGAGCTTGGAGCTGCTGGTATTATTCAGGATAAGCAAGATGCTGCTGCTCTACCTAACAACCCCCAGATGTTAGAGCAACAGAAGTTTATCTCTCACGGGACAGAACCATCTCTTCATCCTCCTCACCCAAAAAAACTGGCTTTACCATCTAGAAAGTCAGTCACCACTGCCAAAGAAAGGGAGAGGATGGAGCACCGCACACTGGATCATCAACGCCCTTGACAATCCTCCTTACGTTTCACTGGTCAGAGTCGGTCTCACGGCCACATCTCACTTCAAGGGAGTGGAGAAGTACAATCCGGCTGGTTGTCTGGAGGAGCCGAGCTGAGTAACTTGGTGAGCAGAAATCATATCCACACTCATCTCCCTCTGGGTTTCTTATTATGTGACACCATAGCTCTCCTCATCATTTTAGCCAATTTCAGGCAGTGTTGTCTGTTATCTATGGCCAAAACCATGATAACTGAAAGCTAGAACACCCAAATctcaaaccagaaaaaaaaaatcccctaaataaattctatatccagcaaaaCATCCTTCAGGTATGAAGGAGAAATTTAAGACATTCTCAGATAAATAAAAAGTGAGAGAATTGGTCACTAACAGATCTGTCCTACCAGAAATTCAAGCTAAAATGGTCTTTCAAGCTAAAATGAAAGAACATGGACTATAACTCAAATCAACATGAAAAAATAGAGCACTGGTAATGGTCACGACATAGGTAAATAAAAAAGACAGTTTAAATCCATTTTCTGGTTGTAACTCTcccatcttatttttaaaacaattgcaTGAAGCAATAGTTATAAATTCTGTGTTGAGGGACATACAACGTATAAAATTTAACTAACAGCACAAAAGGGAAGAAGGGTATTGTTATACAGGGGCAAAGCTTTTATATGCTATTACAATTAAAGAGGTATGAATCCAAACTAGATTATTATAAATCAAGGTATTAGTTGTAATCTCCAGGGCAACCACTAAGGAAATagctaaaaatgtttatttactaagagaaacaaaaagggGAATTACATTAATATACTAGAAAATATCTGCTTTAACACAACAGAAGGCAGTAATTGAGGGATAAGGGATAAAGTAAGAAGAGATGacatatattaatagaaaacaaatagtagACATAATTCCTACCTTATCAGTAATCATATTAGGTAATTAACAGAATGGATGTAAAAAAAAGTACCCAACTATATACTGTCTATTAGAGACATACTTTAGATTCAAAGTCATAAGTAGTCATAAGTCATAAAAAGATGGGAAAAGATATATTATGCTAGCAGTAACCAAAAGAGAGATAGAATAATTATACTAATATGAGacaaaataaacaacacaaaAATTGTTCCTAGAGACAAAGGAGGATATTTTATAATGGGAAGAGAGCCAATCCattaagaagatataacaattctcAACTTATACACACTTAACAACAGCCCAAATGTCATGTGGCAAAAACTGACAGAAGGAAGCAAGAGACAATAATAGTCGTTGGAGATTTTAATGTCACTTTCAATAATGAATAGAACCACTAAACATGTTATAAGCAAGCAGTTGAAAGACTGGAGTGACTGCTATTCTTGGAGAAGACAACAGGGATTGTAGAAATTTGGAGCTGAATAAAGGCTTCTTgggtggcaatagtggtaaagaatctgcctgacaacgcaggagacataagagatgcaggttcagttcctgggtcagaagatcccctggagaagggaatggcaacccactccagtactctcgcctggaaaatccaatggacagaggagcctggcaggctacagtctgtagggtcatacagagttgaacatgactgaagtgacttagcatgcacagaatCATGCATAAAATGAAAACCTCCAAGAAAATGTTATCAAAAGGACTTTTGAAGAAACAGATAGGATTAAGTTacttaaaattctagaaaaaaaagtaTAGATTAAATTATctgataaagataaaataatctgTGCATTTAAAGATCACATTAATAGCCTCCAAACTGAGAGAAGGTCATTGCaactagggaaaaaaatagaaaagcaaaagccTTTGTGGGAAATTCAAAGTCCTTCCTGTACTGCTTcaagaaaccaaaataaattttCACCAAATATCCAATTCAGAGTTCATTTACTCCATAAAGACAGAGGAGAATCTTTGCAAAGTGGATGAAAATGTCAGGTGCAGATATGAATAACTGGACACATGAAAGATTCAAGCCAAGTTCTTTCAGAAAAACTTGAAGGAAGCAATGACTAGTATCAAAGTCAGCTTATATCCCATGAGTAACAAGTTTATGGTAATAAGTTGAAGGCTTTACTGGCTGAAAGAAATCTcaataatttaagaaaagaaaaggtgtACTTTAGCCAAAAAAAGCATTTCAAAAGTATATTTAGGTCCTGATGTTTCAAATGAGGCATTTGGCAGAAACCCGAGAGGACCACCAACGAACCCTCTGGATGCAGAGACCCCCCAGGAAAGGATGCGCATCAGGCTCTGTCAGTGTGAAACGCAGGGTCCCTCCATACACCACCTTCATCCCGTCACAGCAGGCTCTTCATGAGCACAAGACCGAACTCATCCTGGTGCTCCTTGCTCTGGCAGATGCTCAGAACCTGCCTCTGGTCCTACATCCACCTGCCCTCCCACCTCAGTACCCCTAGTCCAGGCTCTAGTTCTCTGTAAGAAGTCAAGTGCTACAAAGGAGTCCCAGGGACAAGTTCTTGAGAAAAGGACCCACTGTCTTCCATATTCTAGAAAATGAGGGTGACCTGCAGAAATGTCTAGATGCTaagtaataaataataagtaatCAAATAAATTATGGCAATGGCATTAAAAATAGACtgatagaccaatggaataagagTGAGTGCCCAGAACACACTCAAGTCTTTTGGGGGGAAGTTAACATTCAATTAAATTGCCACCATAAGCCagtgaaaaaaattattgattGTAAGAGCAATAATTCTATGGAGATCCTTATCTAATGGCATATACAAAAATGGACTCCAGATGACTTAAAGATCTAATCATGAAAGTGCAAACTATAAACTTAATAAAAGAAGGAGTAGGAGGATATCTTTGTGACTTAGAGTATGGGAAGGACTGCTTCCTAccaattaagaagaaaaagatggcAACCCATTAAAAATGGGGCAATGGAACGAAAGAGGTAATTTTCTAAAAGAAGGAATTCAAAactctaacaaacacatggaaagatgctcagacTCATTAGTTatccagggaaatgcaaatcacaagaCTGAGATTACAGTTTATACCTATTAGTCTTGGCAAAACTCACAAGGCTGGCTAACGCCAAGCACTGGCAGGAAGATAAAGATATGCAGTACTATGGGACTGAGACTAACAAAATCATTCTAGAAAGCAATTAGTCAAATTAAGTACATGCATTCCTGTCCCAtcagttccacttctgggtggaCAAGCCAAAGAAATAACACACAGCTGCATCTATAAGCAGCCAGGTATAATGGTGTTCTCTTAGTACCATTCATTGTGGGAAGGAAGGGGCTTGAAGCAAGGACTTGTAAAAATTGCTACAAACATGGGGTAGAAATACACATGGTAACATAAACGAGACTTAAACAGCGTCAGTGAAAAAGTGAAATACAAATGAGGTATAGAATAGCatttgtgtgcgtgctcagtcatgtctgattctctgcgaccccgtggattacagcccatcaggctcttctgtccatggaatttttcaggcaagaatactggagtggattgccatttcctcctccagggggtcttccccatccagggatctcctgcattggcaggcaggttctttaccactgggtcttgggaagcccagaatagcATTTACATTGAGTCAAATATATATAAACCCACAATTACAGTGCACATTTTAGAACACCTCATGAACAAAAAGATACAGATGAAACACATTCGAAGGGCTGCCCAAGAGCAGAGGTGGGGAAAAGGGCATAGAAGAACGAGCACATGGGaactccttggtggtccagtggttaggactccatgtgctcactgccgagggcccaggttcaatcactggttggggaactaagatcccacaagccacgtagcgtggcaaaaaataaaattaaaaggactCTCATACTTAAAATAAAGGAATGAgcacaaaaagaaatgaatagaacAAGAGGCCTGGCACAGAACAATGATGATAATGTGCCATGAGGTGAGAGTTTGAGTCACTCAACTTtaacacttcaggtttttcacaagaAAATAATACAGCACAAAGATAATTCCACTACACTGCATACATACAATTCCTATAAGCTTTTACTACCAACGTGTCTTCATCATTTAAACAGGATAATATTGTCAGCAACTTAAATAAGTACTCAGTTAAAACACAGACAGAGAGTCTCGAGCGCTAGCTGGCAGCCAAGTGTACGCGCTCAGGGATTAGCGGCCGCCATCGACGGTGCTTAGGTTCCTCTGGGCTCGTCTGCGCCACTCGCTCGCCACATACTCCGCCGTTATAAGCCGCCATCATGGTAAAGCTCGCAAAGGCCGGTAAAAATCAAGGTGACTCGAAGAAAATGGCTCCTCCCCCAAAGGAGGTAGAAGAAGATAGTGAAGATGAGGAAATGTCAGAAGATGAAGACGATGAGAGCAGTGGAGAAGAGATTGTTATCCCTCAGAAAAAAGGCAAGAAGGCTACCACGACTCCAGCAAAGAAGATGATGGTTTCCCCAACAAAAAAGGTTGCAGTTGCCACACCGGCAAAGAAAGCAGTTGTCACCCCTGGCAAAAAAGCAGCAGCTATGCCAGCCAAGAAGACAGTTACACCTGCTAAAGCTGTGGTAACACCTGGCAAAAAGGGAGCCACCCCAGGCAAAGCATTGGTAGCAACCTCTGATAAGAAGGGAGCAGCTGCCTCAGGCAAGGGAGCAAAGAACGGCAAGAATGCCAAGAAGGAAGACAgtgatgaagaagatgaagatgacAGTGAAGAGGAAGACGACGAAGATGAAGAGGAGGATGAACCAGCAGTGAGGAAGGCAGCTGCTGCTTTTGGTGGTGCTCCTGCCACAGATGATGAGGATGACGAGGATGAGgatgatgatgacgatgatgatgaggaggaggatgaggaggacGAAGATGACTCTGAAGAAGAACCTATGGAGATTGTACCAGCCAAAGGAAAGAAAGCTCCAGTAAAAGCTGTTCCTGTGAAGGCCAAGAGCGCTGCTGAAGatgaagatgaagaggatgatgatgatgaagaggaggaggaagaggatgacgatgatgaagaggaggacgacgatgaggaggaagaggaggatgaggaggaggaagaggaagaagagcctGTCAAAGAAGCACCTGGAAAAcgaaagaaggaaatggccaaaCAAAAAGCAGCTCCTGAAGCCAAGAAACAAAAAGTGGAAGGCACAGAACCAACTACATCTTTCAATCTCTTTGTTGGAAACCTGAACTTCAATAAATCTGCTCCTGAATTGAAAACGGGTATCAGTGATCTTTTTGCTAAAAATGATCTTGCTGTTGTCGATGTCAGAATTGGTGTGTCTAGGAAGTTTGGCTATGTGGACTTTGAATCTGCCGAAGACCTGGAAAAAGCCTTGGAACTCACTGGTTTAAAAGTCTTTGGCaatgaaattaaactagaaaaaCCAAAGGGAAAAGACAGTAAGAAAGATCGAGATGCAAGAACACTTTTGGCTAAAAATCTGCCTTACAAAGTTACTCAGGATGAATTAAAAGAAGTGTTTGAAGATGCTGTGGAGATCAGATTAGTCAGCAAGGATGGAAAGAGTAAAGGGATTGCTTATATTGAATTTAAGACAGAAGCTGATGCAGAAAaaaccttggaagaaaaacagGGAACAGAGATAGATGGGCGATCCATTTCTCTGTACTACACCGGAGAGAAAGGTCAAAGTCAAGACCATAGAGGGGGAAAGAATAGCACTTGGAGTGGTGAATCAAAAACCCTGGTTTTAAGCAACCTCTCCTATAGTGCAACGGAAGAAACTCTTCAGGAAGTTTTTGAGAAGGCAACTCATATCAAGGTGCCCCAGAACCAAAATGGCAAATCTAAAGGGTATGCATTTATAGAATTTGCTTCATTTGAAGATGCTAAAGAAGCTTTAAATTCATGTAATAAAAGGGAAATTGA
This window encodes:
- the LOC133046977 gene encoding nucleolin-like; this translates as MVKLAKAGKNQGDSKKMAPPPKEVEEDSEDEEMSEDEDDESSGEEIVIPQKKGKKATTTPAKKMMVSPTKKVAVATPAKKAVVTPGKKAAAMPAKKTVTPAKAVVTPGKKGATPGKALVATSDKKGAAASGKGAKNGKNAKKEDSDEEDEDDSEEEDDEDEEEDEPAVRKAAAAFGGAPATDDEDDEDEDDDDDDDEEEDEEDEDDSEEEPMEIVPAKGKKAPVKAVPVKAKSAAEDEDEEDDDDEEEEEEDDDDEEEDDDEEEEEDEEEEEEEEPVKEAPGKRKKEMAKQKAAPEAKKQKVEGTEPTTSFNLFVGNLNFNKSAPELKTGISDLFAKNDLAVVDVRIGVSRKFGYVDFESAEDLEKALELTGLKVFGNEIKLEKPKGKDSKKDRDARTLLAKNLPYKVTQDELKEVFEDAVEIRLVSKDGKSKGIAYIEFKTEADAEKTLEEKQGTEIDGRSISLYYTGEKGQSQDHRGGKNSTWSGESKTLVLSNLSYSATEETLQEVFEKATHIKVPQNQNGKSKGYAFIEFASFEDAKEALNSCNKREIEGRAIRLELQGPRGSPNARSQPSKTLFVKGLSEDTTEETLKESFDGSIRARIVTDLETGSSKGFGFVDFNSEEDAKAAKEAMEDGEIDGNKVTLDWAKPKGEGGFGGRGGGRGGFGGRGGGRGGRGGFGGRGRGGFGGRGGFRGGRGGGGDHKPQGKKTKFE